In Microbacterium enclense, one genomic interval encodes:
- a CDS encoding DUF3418 domain-containing protein, whose protein sequence is MSVEPVIVYPPELPVSAARDEIARAIRDHQVVIVAGATGSGKTTQLPKICLELGRTSIAHTQPRRIAARTIAERIAEEMQVPLGSTVGYKVRFTDKVSADTRVALVTDGILLNEIHRDRLLRRYDTIIVDEAHERSLNIDFLLGYLRRILPKRPDLKVIVTSATIDPESFARHFAAAPSQPGGEPVPAPVIEVSGRTYPVEIRYRPLDGADGPGETPENPDADSPEPPSSRGRAAAASQRVRSSARHGGKTGRPDDDADEVGAVVAALRELDREPAGDVLVFFPGEAEIRDAADAIRGAYQKDAAPTEVLPLYGRLSAAEQHRVFERSTVAGVRRRIILATNVAETSLTVPGIRYVVDTGTARISRYSNRSKIQRLPIEAVSQASAQQRSGRAGRTSPGVAIRLYSENDFTRRPEYTEPEILRTSLASVILQMLSLGFGDIQAFPFLTPPDSRGVKAAFDLLVELGAVKLPAPGVGARDDRPDRDPSRGRGRRDGHDDDRGPRLTEIGREIARLPIDPRFARMLIEARRTGVQSEVLAIVSGMSIQDVRERPEDRREEADRFHARFTDPSSDFLSLLNLWDYLQEKQAELGSSAFRRLCRSEHLNYVRVREWVDVHRQLRSLGAERSDGARGDARAAGRGVENRVPHMAGSGGSRPRQRGQTETPEGHAQGDAIHRAILSGLLSHIGILDPRTMAQTKDRKAPGDARATRGEYTGARGARFAIFPGSGLKKKRPSAVMAAELVETSRLFARTVAAVDPAWAEELAPDLVKRSLSEPHWSKDAGSAAAYEKVTLFGVELVGRRRVQLARFDRPLAREMFVRHALVEGEWDPSVLDKRLTAFLRRNVEQRRLLEKIEERERRRDILIGDEAVFAFYNARIPADVTDVRSFEAWWKDAVHRTPNLLDLRESDLTGDRAQGDDRAFPARWRQGDQTLNLAYRFEPGAPDDGVTVVVPLPLLAQLRPDGFDWQVPGMRDELVTALLRALPKTIRRNVVPAADWAEKFSAELAEKGPEHTNGLPKTTLVDALAALVQRVANQRVSAADFELERVPGHLMPSFRAVDARGRAVGSDRDLPTLQRRLAERARSSVESTIARPAQKAAKVAEASPAFASRTKLTTWDLDELTEVVDTPVAGGVVRGYPALVDEGDSVALRVEATPEDAGKHTRAGIRRLMLLAVPSPATYVLDHLTANEKLALAASPYQNAKALIEDARVALADDVLLRESPSGAVRTKADFERVRNAFSAASVDRTFQTVSLAAKILLAQREVDRAMKDASSITLLGALNDVRGQVKGLLFPGFLSRTGLPRLQHYPRYLAGARERVTTLSDNPGRDRQRMTEYERAAAGFVEAGGTIPLRADAPANLVQTRWLLEELRVSLFAQRLGTAEPVSPQRIAKALKG, encoded by the coding sequence GTGTCTGTCGAACCCGTCATCGTCTACCCGCCCGAGCTGCCCGTCAGCGCCGCGCGGGACGAGATCGCGCGCGCGATCCGCGACCACCAGGTCGTGATCGTCGCCGGAGCGACCGGGTCCGGGAAGACGACGCAGCTGCCGAAGATCTGCCTCGAGCTCGGCCGCACCTCCATTGCGCACACGCAACCCCGCCGCATCGCCGCCCGCACCATCGCGGAGCGCATCGCCGAGGAGATGCAGGTCCCCCTCGGCTCCACCGTCGGCTACAAGGTGCGTTTCACCGACAAGGTGTCGGCCGACACGCGCGTGGCGCTGGTCACCGACGGCATCCTGCTCAACGAGATCCACCGCGACCGGCTCCTCCGCCGCTACGACACGATCATCGTCGACGAGGCGCACGAGCGCTCCCTCAACATCGACTTCCTGCTCGGTTACCTTCGCCGCATCCTGCCGAAGCGCCCCGACCTCAAGGTCATCGTCACCTCGGCCACGATCGACCCGGAGAGCTTCGCGCGCCACTTCGCCGCCGCCCCGTCTCAGCCCGGCGGCGAGCCGGTTCCCGCGCCCGTGATCGAGGTGTCGGGCCGCACGTACCCCGTCGAGATCCGCTACCGACCGCTCGACGGCGCGGACGGGCCGGGCGAAACTCCTGAGAATCCGGACGCCGACAGCCCCGAGCCCCCGTCCTCCCGCGGCCGCGCCGCCGCGGCGTCGCAGAGAGTCAGGAGTTCTGCACGGCACGGGGGCAAGACCGGCCGCCCCGACGACGACGCGGACGAGGTCGGAGCCGTCGTCGCGGCCCTGCGCGAGCTCGACCGCGAGCCCGCGGGCGACGTGCTCGTCTTCTTCCCCGGCGAGGCCGAGATCCGCGATGCCGCGGACGCGATCCGCGGGGCATACCAGAAGGACGCCGCCCCCACCGAGGTCCTCCCCCTCTACGGGCGCCTCTCCGCGGCCGAGCAGCACCGCGTGTTCGAGCGGTCCACCGTCGCCGGAGTTCGCCGACGCATCATCCTCGCCACGAACGTCGCGGAGACGAGCCTCACGGTCCCTGGCATCCGGTACGTCGTCGACACCGGCACCGCGCGCATCTCGCGCTACAGCAACCGGTCGAAGATCCAGCGCCTGCCGATCGAGGCCGTGTCGCAGGCGTCGGCGCAGCAGCGTTCGGGGCGCGCGGGCCGCACCTCTCCGGGTGTGGCGATCCGGCTCTACTCCGAAAACGATTTCACGCGTCGTCCGGAGTACACCGAACCCGAGATCCTGCGGACGTCGCTGGCATCCGTGATCCTGCAGATGCTGTCGCTCGGGTTCGGCGATATCCAGGCGTTCCCCTTCCTCACGCCGCCGGACTCGCGCGGCGTCAAGGCGGCGTTCGATCTGCTCGTCGAGCTCGGCGCGGTGAAGCTGCCGGCGCCGGGCGTGGGAGCGCGCGATGACCGCCCCGACCGCGATCCGTCGCGGGGGCGCGGCAGACGGGACGGGCACGATGACGACCGCGGCCCCCGGCTGACCGAGATCGGCCGCGAGATCGCGCGCCTGCCGATCGACCCGCGTTTCGCCCGCATGCTCATCGAGGCGCGTCGGACAGGCGTGCAGAGCGAGGTGCTCGCGATCGTGTCGGGCATGTCGATCCAAGACGTTCGCGAACGGCCCGAGGACCGCCGCGAAGAGGCGGACCGGTTCCACGCGCGGTTCACCGACCCGTCGAGCGATTTCCTGTCGCTGCTGAACCTGTGGGACTACCTGCAGGAGAAGCAGGCCGAGCTCGGCTCGAGCGCCTTCCGGCGCCTCTGCCGCAGCGAGCACCTCAATTACGTGCGCGTGCGCGAGTGGGTCGACGTGCACCGGCAGCTGCGCTCACTGGGGGCCGAGCGGAGCGACGGCGCTCGCGGCGACGCGCGTGCCGCCGGGCGTGGCGTGGAGAACCGCGTCCCGCATATGGCCGGTTCGGGCGGCTCCAGGCCACGACAACGGGGACAGACGGAGACACCCGAGGGCCACGCGCAGGGCGACGCGATCCACCGCGCGATCCTGTCGGGACTCCTGTCTCACATCGGCATCCTGGATCCGCGCACGATGGCGCAGACCAAAGACCGCAAAGCCCCCGGCGACGCGCGAGCGACCAGAGGCGAGTACACCGGCGCGCGCGGCGCGCGGTTCGCGATCTTCCCCGGCTCGGGCTTGAAGAAGAAGCGTCCCTCCGCCGTCATGGCCGCCGAGCTCGTCGAGACCTCGCGACTGTTCGCCCGCACGGTCGCCGCCGTCGATCCGGCGTGGGCCGAAGAGCTCGCCCCCGACCTCGTGAAACGCTCGCTCAGCGAGCCACACTGGTCGAAGGACGCCGGCTCCGCCGCCGCCTACGAGAAGGTCACGCTGTTCGGGGTCGAGCTCGTCGGCCGCCGTCGCGTGCAGCTCGCGCGGTTCGACCGGCCGCTGGCGCGCGAGATGTTCGTGCGACACGCGCTGGTCGAAGGCGAGTGGGACCCCTCGGTGCTCGACAAGCGGCTCACGGCGTTCCTCCGCCGCAACGTCGAGCAGCGCCGCCTGCTCGAGAAGATCGAGGAGCGCGAGCGCCGCCGCGACATCCTCATCGGCGACGAGGCGGTGTTCGCGTTCTACAACGCGCGTATCCCCGCCGACGTCACCGACGTGCGCTCGTTCGAGGCCTGGTGGAAGGATGCCGTCCACCGCACGCCGAACCTTCTCGACCTGCGCGAGTCCGACCTCACCGGCGACCGCGCCCAGGGCGATGACCGGGCCTTCCCCGCGCGCTGGCGACAGGGCGATCAGACGCTCAACCTCGCGTACCGCTTCGAGCCGGGCGCGCCCGACGACGGCGTGACCGTGGTCGTGCCGCTGCCGCTGCTGGCGCAGCTGCGCCCCGACGGCTTCGACTGGCAGGTGCCGGGGATGCGCGACGAGCTGGTGACGGCGCTGTTGCGCGCGCTGCCGAAGACGATCCGCCGCAACGTCGTCCCCGCCGCCGACTGGGCCGAGAAGTTCAGCGCCGAGTTGGCGGAGAAGGGACCCGAGCACACGAACGGGCTCCCGAAGACGACCCTCGTCGACGCCCTCGCCGCCCTCGTGCAGCGCGTGGCGAACCAGCGCGTGAGCGCCGCCGACTTCGAGCTCGAGCGTGTTCCCGGTCATCTGATGCCCTCGTTCCGCGCGGTCGACGCCCGGGGTCGGGCCGTCGGAAGCGATCGCGACCTGCCGACCCTGCAACGGCGACTGGCTGAGAGAGCACGGTCGAGCGTCGAGTCGACGATCGCGCGACCGGCGCAGAAGGCGGCGAAGGTCGCCGAAGCCTCCCCCGCGTTCGCCTCGCGCACGAAGCTCACGACCTGGGATCTCGACGAACTCACCGAGGTCGTCGACACCCCGGTCGCCGGTGGTGTCGTGCGGGGGTACCCTGCGCTCGTCGACGAGGGCGACAGCGTGGCCCTGCGCGTCGAGGCGACCCCCGAGGATGCCGGGAAGCACACGCGCGCCGGCATCCGTCGCCTGATGCTCCTCGCCGTCCCCTCGCCGGCGACGTACGTGCTCGACCACCTCACCGCCAACGAGAAGCTCGCCCTCGCGGCGTCTCCTTACCAGAACGCGAAAGCACTCATCGAGGATGCTCGCGTGGCCCTGGCCGACGACGTGCTGCTGCGCGAGAGCCCGAGCGGTGCGGTGCGCACGAAAGCCGACTTCGAGCGCGTGCGCAATGCGTTCTCGGCCGCCTCCGTGGACCGCACGTTCCAGACCGTCTCCCTCGCGGCGAAGATCCTGCTCGCGCAGCGCGAAGTCGACCGGGCGATGAAGGATGCCTCGTCGATCACGTTGCTCGGCGCCCTCAACGACGTGCGCGGTCAGGTGAAGGGCCTCCTCTTCCCCGGGTTTCTCTCGCGCACGGGGCTGCCCCGCCTGCAGCACTACCCCCGGTATCTCGCGGGCGCTCGGGAGCGCGTGACGACGTTGTCCGACAACCCCGGCCGCGACCGCCAGCGCATGACCGAGTACGAGCGCGCGGCCGCCGGTTTCGTCGAGGCCGGGGGCACCATCCCCCTGCGCGCCGACGCTCCTGCGAACCTCGTGCAGACGCGCTGGTTGCTCGAGGAGCTGCGCGTGAGCCTGTTCGCGCAACGCCTCGGCACCGCCGAGCCGGTGTCGCCGCAGCGCATCGCGAAGGCGCTGAAAGGCTGA
- a CDS encoding sigma-70 family RNA polymerase sigma factor, with protein MSTDNELIARSHVDPAVFATLYDRHAPAVYRYLAQRLGNHAADDVMSETFLVAFERRDAYDREVVDARPWLLGIATRLMRKHARLEAVAWKGMAADMAAQVAPDLIERAGARVDAERLTRRLTAALRKLSDADRDTLLLYAWGHLDYAAIAAATEVPIGTVRSRLNRARRILRRAAGTDTLEQETDHGRTDVAPQHA; from the coding sequence GTGAGCACAGACAACGAACTGATCGCCCGGTCGCATGTCGACCCGGCCGTCTTCGCGACGCTGTACGACCGCCACGCCCCGGCGGTGTACCGCTATCTCGCACAGCGGCTGGGCAACCACGCAGCCGACGATGTGATGAGCGAGACGTTCCTCGTGGCGTTCGAGCGGCGTGACGCCTACGACCGGGAGGTGGTCGACGCCCGTCCGTGGCTGTTGGGCATCGCGACGCGTCTCATGCGCAAGCATGCACGACTCGAAGCCGTGGCGTGGAAGGGCATGGCCGCCGACATGGCGGCACAGGTGGCGCCCGACCTCATCGAGAGAGCGGGCGCCCGCGTGGATGCCGAGCGCCTGACGCGCCGGCTCACTGCGGCGCTGCGAAAACTCTCGGACGCCGACCGCGACACGCTGCTGCTGTACGCGTGGGGTCACCTCGACTACGCCGCGATCGCGGCCGCCACCGAGGTGCCGATCGGCACGGTGCGCTCACGACTCAATCGGGCACGGCGGATCCTCCGTCGCGCCGCGGGAACCGACACCCTCGAACAGGAGACGGACCATGGACGAACTGACGTTGCTCCGCAGCACGCGTGA
- a CDS encoding glycoside hydrolase family 3 N-terminal domain-containing protein → MKTAPRTSALLLLAALTLTGCVPPPAPAPSPTASPTPSPTVTPTPTPTADPLAGMSLDDKVGQMFMVGTSVDGADQTTLSAVGDDHIGGIFLHGRSDAGTQATASLVSTFTSAQAAGQPLLWVATDQEGGEVQVLSGPGFDEIPSAVDQGQQDDATLRSNAATWGGQLSQAGVNMNLAPVADIVTSAETAQSNPPIGELAREYGYDGATVAAKAGAFAAGMRDGGVLPTFKHFPGLGHVGDNTDTTAGVTDDFVTPDGADVGVYSTVLPQGPAVVMLSTAIYDKIDPNAPAAFSPTVVGVLRDTVGFDGVVTTDDLSAAQQVQAWSPGDRATLAVEAGIDLLLVSADSSVYPEMHQAVLAKAQSDSDFAAKVDAAVTRILAAKASMP, encoded by the coding sequence GTGAAGACCGCCCCCCGCACCTCGGCCCTGCTGCTCCTCGCTGCCCTCACCCTGACCGGGTGCGTGCCTCCCCCGGCGCCGGCACCGAGTCCGACGGCATCCCCCACCCCGTCTCCGACCGTCACGCCGACGCCCACGCCGACCGCCGACCCCCTGGCCGGGATGAGCCTCGACGACAAGGTCGGGCAGATGTTCATGGTGGGGACCTCCGTCGACGGGGCCGACCAGACGACGCTGTCCGCCGTCGGTGACGACCACATCGGGGGGATCTTCCTGCACGGCAGATCGGATGCCGGCACCCAGGCGACGGCCTCCCTCGTCTCGACCTTCACCTCGGCGCAGGCGGCGGGGCAGCCCCTGTTGTGGGTGGCGACCGACCAGGAGGGCGGCGAGGTGCAGGTGCTCTCAGGTCCTGGCTTCGACGAGATCCCCTCGGCCGTCGACCAGGGCCAGCAGGACGATGCCACCCTCCGAAGCAACGCGGCGACGTGGGGCGGACAGCTCTCGCAAGCCGGTGTGAACATGAACCTCGCCCCCGTGGCCGACATCGTCACCAGCGCCGAGACGGCGCAGAGCAACCCGCCGATCGGCGAGCTCGCGCGCGAGTACGGCTACGACGGAGCGACGGTGGCGGCCAAGGCGGGCGCGTTCGCCGCCGGGATGCGCGACGGCGGGGTGCTCCCGACGTTCAAGCACTTCCCCGGTCTCGGTCACGTCGGCGACAACACCGACACCACCGCCGGGGTCACCGACGACTTCGTGACCCCCGACGGCGCCGACGTGGGCGTCTACTCGACCGTCCTGCCGCAGGGGCCGGCCGTCGTCATGCTGTCGACGGCGATCTACGACAAGATCGATCCGAACGCCCCCGCCGCCTTCTCCCCCACCGTGGTCGGCGTTCTTCGCGACACGGTGGGCTTCGACGGCGTCGTCACCACCGACGATCTCTCGGCCGCTCAGCAGGTGCAGGCGTGGTCGCCGGGCGACCGGGCGACCCTCGCCGTCGAGGCGGGCATCGACCTGCTCCTGGTGTCGGCGGATTCGTCGGTCTACCCCGAGATGCATCAGGCGGTGCTGGCGAAGGCGCAGAGCGACAGCGACTTCGCCGCGAAGGTGGATGCCGCCGTGACCCGCATCCTCGCCGCGAAGGCGTCGATGCCCTGA
- a CDS encoding LCP family protein, with translation MPTEPPAAHAHRRPVSGWRRALKLVAIALTVAVVAGVAVGGFYAWSLSQRLQEAAVPLRDAPTQAPTLSEYAGAFDVLIVGTDECDDQVKEAFGERCSDPGAEGDRNDVNLLVHVSDAPRRATVVSFPRDLQLEIPACTNEDGSVSSGTGKASINTAYEAGGLTCVADTVSNLTGQSIPFAAKVSFGNVVNITDAVGGVEVCIGGDGIDDYDAGIDWEPGPRVVQGYDALAFLRTRKGIGDGSDLARIGNQQQYMSRLLNKVRSDEVLTNPATLLGLANTAVDNVTPSESLADPVRIAQLAYTLKDVPLSDTTFVQYPVTDDPDDPNRVVPDLDAAAVLWDALARNAPIALTGELGANDGVTLDPSAPTAEPTTPETPTPGATDATPAPEVVELPQNVSGSKADQATCSVGRG, from the coding sequence GTGCCCACCGAACCCCCCGCCGCTCACGCGCACCGTCGTCCCGTCTCGGGGTGGCGTCGCGCTCTGAAGCTCGTCGCGATCGCGCTCACCGTGGCGGTCGTCGCCGGGGTCGCCGTGGGCGGCTTCTACGCCTGGTCACTGTCGCAACGTCTCCAGGAGGCGGCGGTGCCCCTGCGCGATGCACCGACCCAGGCGCCGACCCTGAGCGAGTACGCGGGCGCGTTCGATGTCCTCATCGTCGGCACCGACGAGTGCGACGACCAGGTCAAGGAGGCCTTCGGCGAGCGCTGCAGCGACCCGGGCGCCGAGGGCGACCGGAACGACGTCAACCTCCTCGTGCACGTGTCGGACGCCCCGCGACGGGCGACCGTGGTGTCGTTCCCGCGCGACCTGCAGCTGGAGATCCCCGCGTGCACGAACGAGGACGGATCCGTGTCGTCGGGAACGGGGAAGGCGTCGATCAACACGGCGTACGAGGCCGGGGGCCTCACGTGCGTCGCCGACACGGTGTCCAACCTGACCGGGCAGAGCATCCCCTTCGCCGCGAAGGTCAGCTTCGGCAACGTCGTGAACATCACGGACGCGGTGGGCGGGGTCGAGGTGTGCATCGGCGGCGACGGCATCGACGACTACGACGCCGGCATCGACTGGGAGCCCGGACCGCGCGTCGTGCAGGGCTACGACGCCCTGGCGTTCCTGCGCACCCGCAAGGGCATCGGCGACGGCAGCGACCTCGCCCGTATCGGCAACCAGCAGCAGTACATGTCGCGCCTGCTGAACAAGGTGCGCAGCGACGAAGTGCTCACCAACCCCGCCACGCTGCTCGGCTTGGCCAACACTGCGGTGGACAACGTCACCCCGAGCGAGAGCCTGGCCGATCCCGTCCGCATCGCGCAGCTGGCCTACACGCTCAAAGACGTCCCGCTCAGCGACACCACCTTCGTGCAGTATCCGGTCACCGACGACCCCGACGACCCCAACCGCGTCGTGCCCGACCTCGACGCCGCAGCCGTCCTGTGGGACGCGCTCGCGCGCAACGCACCGATCGCCCTCACCGGCGAGCTCGGCGCGAACGACGGGGTGACGCTGGACCCTTCGGCTCCCACCGCCGAACCCACGACTCCCGAGACCCCCACGCCGGGCGCGACGGATGCCACACCGGCACCCGAGGTCGTCGAGCTGCCGCAGAACGTCAGCGGCAGCAAGGCCGACCAGGCGACGTGCTCGGTGGGACGCGGCTGA